GACTCCTATCATTCTATTCGAAAGTAAAGCAAGATCGTGAGGCAGATACTGCATCCGTCAATTGGTACTCGTAAGCAGAAGATCTAGCAAAAGATTCTAACGGTCCACTGGTCTGGAAAAATTGTTTGCGACCACATAGATGAATGATAGATCTCTCTCAATACCCAACCATGATACACGTGATCTATAACGGGAGTAGACGATGGTATTGAATAATGTTCTGAAGGATCAGGTATAACGTCTTTTCGCATCTAACTTGACGTTATCAGCAATCACCGTCGGTTCGTGGTAGTGAAACACACTCTCATCATTCACGTCAGCGATCATAGATTGGTGTAATGCGGGAAAGCCCCGGTCCAACGGCTCATGAGGTGTAGCACTTTGTCGACTTTAGGAAAGAAAGGTTGTTGATGAACACATGTTATCTTTACTACATTGGGTTATTTCATTGGAGAGGCTGGGAGAAGCTGTGCAGTAGGCTCAGGGCTGCCGTGAGATTCTCCCCCCAACACTTCTCCCAACTATCAACACTTGGTGGGCATGCCAGGTTATCGCATACAGCCAAATAGAATGGAAGATTTCCTCCCACCCACGCTGGTGCGCAAGGCCAACTTGCTTTGATGGTGCCCAATCTGCGCTAAACAAGTCCGCTTCTTCCACTTTATTGTGCGTAGCCTGTGAAGGCCATATTACGAGCCATACAAGCCCCCTCCTTTTATGAAATTTACATTGCGTAGCCCTAATATGTATCTTGGCATACCTTGCATGGTGAACATGGAGCCATGTGTTCGTTAGCCCTGGGCCCTTGGTTATGCAGGGGATAGCGCGCCAAGCAAGGTTTGTTTGTTGAAACACATCTGTTCACACAGCATGTTCCCTGAGATCATACAAAAACACTGAATATTGCAAACACCAGCTCAACTCGGAACGTTTGTTGGACACAAATTGCAAGTATTTGATAGTGCCTTCTGCGTCGGGTGCTGCAGTTGCTGAGTTCTTGAGACGGTATACGCTAATGTAAGCACATAGTAGTAGTTATCAGATAAAGATATAGTCATGGATAAATCTTCCCCCGTTGAGCACTTTCTCTGTCATATCTGTCTGGGTTATGTAAGATTCTAGTCAACGGAACTTCGTTTAGATCTCTTATTCAGGGGAACATGACAAAGAATCGAGCGGAGCCTATACGGCTGGCCCACATACCAGAAGCAGTAAGGAGATCTGCATGAACCGGTTTCAGCCAACCAGGACGGCccaaaagaatattaaatgGGGCGATCGTAGGCTCCAGCAATAGTAATCTGACTCGTATCTTCAAAACAACCAATCAGTGCCGTCAAAAGTCACGATAGCATTGCTTTTTCCCGCAAATGGATGCTGATCACCAACCACATCGTAAGCCCTAATGCAAACTGAAAAATTAGTCGCTTAGCCTAACTCAACTCAATCGACGTGAAAGCCGACGCAATCTCTGTATCCCCCTTCGTAACCCTCTTTAACATTCCCAACCATGGACCCCGGTACTTTTGAGCCCTGGCGTGTCCCACTGGCGCAATGGGGCCTCGTTCAGCTGGTAACGGGGTTGACTGTGGCCCTGACGCCGTCCCAATCTATCGTCCGGTCCATGGCCGCGGCGATCGTAATAGCTTTAGCATACTCGTTCCAATCTAGCGTCGCGGAATCATTTGCCGACACGAGAGCGGGAGGGCCATTGGCGGCCATGTGCTGGGTGAACGTACTGAACGCTATTGATATGCTCGTGTTGAGTCGGGTCTCCTACGAGGCGCAGGTTGAGTGGGAGGCGAAGAAGTTTGGCGATGGAGCTGCAAAGAAAGCGAATTCTGATTCCCTAAAATCAACCCTCTTCCGTCGACTTCTCTGGTCGCAAAACATAGCGTTCAACTATCGCCGCATCAACACGCCGTGGCAGATCTCGAGACTCCCTGTGTTCGACAGCACGAATCCGCAATATGTACCCACCCGTTTAAAGTTCGTGCTCCAGGGCAGTGTGAAAGTATGTATCGCGTTCTTATTGGTACATCTGTGTACTATGGACCCGAGCGACCCTCGTATGGTTGGTGCTGTAGCGGAATTATCCGACAGCAAGATGGTTCTCGCCCCTTGGTTGCACGGGACATCGGCAAATACAATCTTGGTTCACGCTATGATCACTATCTCGTTCGGAATCGTATGCAGGGCCTCCATCGTGGGAATGTATAGCCTTGGGGGAGTCGTATTGGTAGCCTTGGGAGTCTACGACCCCGTGGAGTGGCCACCAGTAGCCAATTCGCTGACCGAAGCCTGGTCTTTAACACGACTATGGGGGTAAGTAAGTCTTTCATCGCAAGCCATCAAACCAACTAACACATATCAGGACGGCATGGCACCAAGTCCTGCGTACGCTTCTCGTCTCGAACGCAgacttcatctccttctcggtTCTACGGATATCTCCTAAGTCACGGTGGGCCTGCTACCTCCGAGTGCTTTTCGCCTTTACCGTATCTGGATTTATCCACATGGGAATGGATCTGGCGTTCGGCGTCCCGCGAGCCACAACTGGCGCTGTATGGTTCTTTTGTCTCCAAGCTTTGGGTGTTGTGTTTGAGAGTATTTTTCAATCCCTGTTTTGCACTCAGATTGAGAAAATCAGTCCTCTCTTTAGGCGTGTGATGGGATATGTTTGGGTGGCATTGTTCCTCTTGTGGGCGACGCCCGTGTGGTTGAATCCCATCATGCTTTGTTTGTACAAGGATGGACAACGGGGCATGTCTCCGGTTCCCATCATTGGAGGTCTGACATTATAGTAACAGCCAGCTATACCCGTTTTAGCATTTGTCTATTTATCAGCTAACATTATAGACGTACTTAGAGCTCAGGTCACGTGAATCAACCCGATTCATATGTAGTTGTTGTTGGACGGTAGAGGAGATGTTTGCGAAAAAGATCATCTgttagaaaaaagaagaaaaatgataAGTGATAATTCCTCAAAATAGATCGTTCAAGTCGATGAGAATCTGCACACTTAAAAAGGATGGTATTACAACTGTCAGATATGTTGTTGAGAGAGGCGGTTCAGAGTAGttgaagagatatatatatattctatatacattCTACCGTCAATATATCATCCAcaactattttatatattcccACCACAAATGGTCCTTAAAATGTAAATTGAATGCATCTAACTTTGTGACTTATTATAGCAAACAATAAAATTCTTATCTATACGACATAGCACATAACCATTGCACTCAATTACTGTATCTCCAAATGCCATCCAAGAACGACCAAAAGGGACATCCTCAGATGCCAAGAGCGCCTCAAGTCAAGCCACCCGTCCGTATCGACAATACAATTCAACTACAGAGCTACTCTCCACACCGGTGTAATAATGTTTAATACGGTAACGTGATGAAGTAATTACAATGAGGACTTGTGGCGCAAAGGCCTCTCGTGCCTCAGGAACAAATTTCCGAAGCAAGAAAGGTACTGCCATTTGTAATTGGGTTTCGTAAATCGGATATGTCGAGTGAAAAAGTGATAACCCAGTTGATGTCTTGGATTTCGGAAGGTAGACCAAGCACGTCATCCAATGACCTATCCGACCCCCTAGGTGATCTATCTACTGAGTCACTCCCTATTCTTATGGGTTTAAGCAGGGGGGAGAGGCTGAGCTTTTCCGAGCCCTAAGTCTGACTCAAGTTGTAACAGATCATCAAGCATTGATTACTAGTAAGGAATAGATTATCCACGGATTACATCTCCGAGTAACTTAAAGATGCAGGAGGTGGCGTAAACACAGCTTGGAAATACTCGCTCGCCGCTTGTTGTCCTGATATCACATTTGGTGTCTCTTTTAGGTAGTCCCTTGGACAAACTTTCTAAGCGATGAGGGATTATACGCCCGGCTAATGAAATAGTAAGCGCAGCATCCTTACAGACGGATGGCTGGTTATTCTGTAGCTAGTTCTGGTATCAAAACATAGCCAAGTGTTTCCGAACCTATTAACAGGAGATCACCTTTGTCAAGAAAGTTGAACGGCACTTCTATATTCTAACTTTTCCATCTACCGAATCTTCCCTATGATTAAGAGGTGTGTGTGGAGATGATCTACGGTTAACCTAGAGTATTCGATAGTTCACCGGTTTCCACCGGCTATAGAAAAGAGATGAAAAGTAAACCCTGAATTGCCAACGGAGCGAAAATCGCGCCATTCGAATTATTACGATTTGCAAGACGGTACATATTCATATTACATGTCTCCTTCTATCCAGAAAGACTTCATTGCCTGCCGCGGAGGTTTTCCGATTGACCCGTAATTCTAACTTTAGTCATGGCTCAATCCATCGTCGAAATAAGCAATTGATCTACGGGGTACTCAACACACCAACAAAAGGCTGTTCGAAGTGTAATGGCTAGCGGAACCATACTTGAAGGCAGCCAGTGCCACAGTGGAGACTACCTtgggtactccgtatctACCGCGCATATGGATGCACGTTGATATAACGATCGACAGGGACCCGGTCTAGCGGTCCCTTAATCCTCTAGTCAGTGGCAGGCAATGGTTAACATAATGTACGATCTGCAAGGCAGCACTAGCCTATCAATAAGACATATCGAACCACTGTCCAATGCCATAGCGCAGGAATAGCTCGTAGTATGGTTTACTTTCGGGGAACCATTCATCTGGAAGCTCATTTCCATTGATTCGATATTATCGCGGGGCTGGTAACgacggagaggagaagatctGCCGATACTATTATTCTGGATAGGCTAGTATGCAAGGCGCGTTTCTTTCTAAGGACTAGACCAGACATCTCGTACGCGAAGTATATACGCCCGGTGGAATAGCTGAAGATCCCAAATAGGAAAGTTCAACGATTAATTAGGACCTGACCCATCACTCTGGAGTGGGAAGTCCGTGAGATGGATGCTGAATCACAGACACTAAAGGGCCTTTACGGATCTCTCATCACCCCATGTCGAGGGGCAGAAACCGATGCCATTCTCGAATATCTTTTGGGATAGACATCTTGTAATACATTGGTATATGACCATTGGCTGAGTTTGATATATCAGATGAGAACAGACAATCCGGATCACTGCAATTAAGACGAAAGTTAATTGACAATACTAGACAATACACTGATACACAGGACTCAAAGCCACAGAAAGCTGGTTGTAAGATCATCCGTCAATTATCCTATAACGCAATTCTGGCCATCAAAAGCATAGGTCCTATCTCCACCAAACACGAGACTATTGCCATTACTCCGGTTTTAATCTCAATTCTGGATCTCTGGAAGATCTCCACCCACCCATGCACAGAAGGCTTCAGGACTCCCATAGAGCTCCCTGGCATAGGACGATCCCACTGTTCAACCCTATATAAACCTGTTCCTAACCCTCCAGACTACATCCTTTTCATCAGCCTCACTCagtcattcattcattcatccaCTCATTCATTCCTCTCTCTTCAGTCTTTAGTCTTTCAAGTTGCTTATTTCTCTCCTTACCACACCTTCAAAATGAAGTTCGCTTACATCCTCTCTGCTCTGGCCTCCACTGCCGTTGGCGCGCCTCTCTTGGACGGCCTCCTGGGTGGCTTACTCGGCACCTTGCCGATCGTCTCCAACCTCGGTGAGCTTAACGGAGTCCTGGGTGGCCTTCTAAACcttggcggcggcggcgagTTGCCTCTACTCGCCATTCTCGGCAGCCTTGGAAAGTTGCCAACCGGCGCCACTGGAGCCATTCCCTCTGGACTCCCCTCCGGATTCCCCGCTGGACTCCCCTCTGCAAAGCCCTCTGCAGTCCCCACGAGCGTCGCCGTCCCCTCCACCGGAGCCACTCCCTCTGGCGTTCCCTCTGCCGACGGCCTCGCCACCGGTAAGCTCCTCCAGGACCTTGCTCCCCAGctcaacaacatcctcgtcgtGACCGGCCCCGACGCAAAGGTCCTCCTCATCGAGCTTTCCCCCGAAGTCACCGCGCTCGTCTCCGGTCTCGGTCTCGCCAGCCTCGGCGTTCCCCTCGGTGGCATTGTCGCCTCTGCCGCCAGCCTCGGTGACCTCCTTGCCGACCTCGGCAAGCCGGTCGAAAACCTCGTCACCGTTGTCGGTGTCGATGGTGGTGCTCTCCtcatctctctttctcctgaaATCGCTGCTCTCGTCTCCGACCTTGGACTCCCCGGCGTCGGTGTCCCTCTCGGTACTGTCGTCGCCATTGTTGGTGGCAGCCTGTAAATGTAAGATGACCCCAACCActccttccttctcatgTCACCAAATCAGGGCCATAAAACTAACCCTTTCCAGTTTCGGCTAGCATCAAACGGCTTATGAAACGATGTTGCTTGGACAGATGGACGATGGACGCCTGTCTTGTACAATTTTGGGGAAAATATAGATACCATTCTTCGTTGtattttgcttttgttagACAGAGGTTTTAATTGCAGGGTCTTGTGCTAGATACCGGTGTGGTTTTAGACATAGACTGAATTTATTTATGAATCCATAGCAATACGTATGCTTAATGTTCAGATTCTTCATTTTGTCTCTCTTTGATTGTTTGGATTCTGGTGTATACCACAAACTTTAGTCGTTCCTCCTGGATTTAAGTTTCGAAAGGTAAGGAGACATGGCGGATGGCGGATGCATGGCGATAGTAGACTGGTGAGTGGCGGCATAGTATTCTTCAGACACTGGTAGGCCCTGCCACCCGATCAAAGGATTAGATATCGGCTTACCGGACAGGGAATACCAATAGTTTGATTCTATGAGAGTATTCGTCATAACGAAACTATGCCGGCACCACGGTAATCTTCAATGCAATGCATGCACCTGAACGTCACAAGGACAGGGCCAGCTTGAGTATAACTGGGTCGGGGGATAACTGGTTTGTCTTTATCGGTGATGGAGGTAAATGGCTTTAAGATATACTGACGAGGAAGTTGAGCGTGCCTTTTGCTGCGTATATTGTGGGAAGCATGTTATGGCTATAGATGTAGAGTTATTGCCGTTTAATGTCtagtttctttttgccttaTAGGGTAATGTCCTATGCAGTCGCTGATGTGTTGTTTTCATGATCTGCTTGTGCTTTCTCTGTGTCACGGTGATCCGGGGTGTTATCTTCGGAGGAATTCATTGAGGGAAGGGTTATGGTTAGAATAATTATCGATAGGGTCTGCGACGGATTGTAGAGCAAG
This Aspergillus flavus chromosome 1, complete sequence DNA region includes the following protein-coding sequences:
- a CDS encoding putative toxin biosynthesis protein, with the translated sequence MDPGTFEPWRVPLAQWGLVQLVTGLTVALTPSQSIVRSMAAAIVIALAYSFQSSVAESFADTRAGGPLAAMCWVNVLNAIDMLVLSRVSYEAQVEWEAKKFGDGAAKKANSDSLKSTLFRRLLWSQNIAFNYRRINTPWQISRLPVFDSTNPQYVPTRLKFVLQGSVKVCIAFLLVHLCTMDPSDPRMVGAVAELSDSKMVLAPWLHGTSANTILVHAMITISFGIVCRASIVGMYSLGGVVLVALGVYDPVEWPPVANSLTEAWSLTRLWGTAWHQVLRTLLVSNADFISFSVLRISPKSRWACYLRVLFAFTVSGFIHMGMDLAFGVPRATTGAVWFFCLQALGVVFESIFQSLFCTQIEKISPLFRRVMGYVWVALFLLWATPVWLNPIMLCLYKDGQRGMSPVPIIGGLTL